A section of the Ciceribacter thiooxidans genome encodes:
- the alc gene encoding allantoicase: MPEISTVLLPDFAAGCVNLASARLGAKGVFATDAFFAPLERMLNDAPATFDPELYDDNGKYMDGWESRRKRVPGHDWSVIRLAMPGRIAGFDVDTHFFTGNYPPHCSIEAAFVADGDPTDATEWTELLPKSPLGPSAQHFFANADRERVWTHLRLHIYPDGGIARLRVYGTAYFDWSKVAADEEIDLAYIFHGAKSLAWSDAHYGHPDKMLGPGRGLNMGDGWETKRRRGPGHDWAVIRLGHPGIIRRVVVDTHFFKGNYPDTCELLGAYLPELGDTLSEADIAASEAWKPILSRQKLEMDKVHEYAGEAIADIGPVTHVRFAMHPDGGVMRLRLFGVKA, translated from the coding sequence ATGCCCGAAATTTCGACCGTCCTCCTGCCGGATTTCGCGGCAGGCTGCGTCAACCTCGCCTCCGCCCGCCTCGGGGCGAAGGGCGTCTTTGCGACCGACGCGTTCTTCGCGCCGCTGGAGCGCATGCTGAACGACGCGCCCGCTACCTTCGATCCCGAACTCTACGACGACAACGGCAAGTACATGGACGGCTGGGAGAGTCGCCGCAAGCGCGTGCCCGGCCACGACTGGTCGGTGATCCGGCTCGCCATGCCGGGACGCATCGCCGGTTTTGACGTCGATACGCACTTCTTTACCGGGAATTATCCGCCGCACTGCTCGATCGAAGCCGCCTTCGTGGCCGACGGCGACCCGACGGATGCGACCGAATGGACCGAGCTTCTGCCGAAGAGCCCGCTCGGTCCCTCGGCGCAGCACTTCTTTGCGAATGCTGATCGCGAGCGGGTCTGGACGCATCTTCGCCTGCACATCTATCCCGATGGTGGCATTGCCCGGCTCCGCGTCTACGGGACGGCCTATTTCGACTGGTCGAAGGTCGCGGCGGACGAGGAAATCGATCTCGCCTACATCTTCCATGGTGCGAAATCGCTCGCATGGTCGGATGCCCATTACGGCCATCCCGACAAGATGCTCGGACCGGGACGCGGCCTCAACATGGGCGACGGCTGGGAGACCAAGCGCCGTCGCGGGCCGGGTCACGACTGGGCGGTGATCCGCCTCGGCCATCCCGGCATCATCCGCCGGGTCGTCGTAGACACGCACTTTTTCAAGGGAAATTATCCCGACACTTGCGAATTGCTCGGCGCCTATCTGCCGGAACTCGGCGACACGCTGTCGGAAGCCGACATCGCGGCATCGGAGGCCTGGAAGCCGATTCTTTCCCGCCAGAAGCTGGAGATGGACAAGGTCCACGAGTACGCCGGCGAGGCGATCGCCGATATCGGGCCGGTGACCCATGTCCGTTTCGCCATGCACCCCGACGGCGGCGTCATGCGTCTGCGGCTCTTCGGGGTGAAGGCCTGA
- a CDS encoding DUF2735 domain-containing protein, whose protein sequence is MATNIVRESAKIYEFPVRNIQRRKDAQENRPRPLIYDSGCGSWYHEEAIREDEEARKQ, encoded by the coding sequence ATGGCGACGAACATCGTTCGGGAATCTGCGAAGATCTACGAGTTCCCGGTTCGCAACATCCAGAGGCGGAAGGACGCGCAGGAAAACCGGCCCCGTCCGCTGATCTACGACAGCGGTTGCGGCAGCTGGTATCACGAGGAAGCGATCCGCGAAGACGAAGAGGCGCGCAAGCAGTAG
- a CDS encoding glutamine synthetase beta-grasp domain-containing protein, giving the protein MTKYKLEYIWLDGYKPVANLRGKTQVKEFDNFPTLEQLPLWGFDGSSTMQAEGHSSDCVLKPVAVYPDPARTNGVLVMCEVMMPDGVTPHASNTRATILDDDDAWFGFEQEYFFYENGRPLGFPEQGFPAPQGPYYTGVGYKNVGAIAREIVEEHLDLCLEAGINHEGINAEVAKGQWEFQVFGKGSKKAADQIWMARYLLLRLCEKYGIDVEFHCKPLGDTDWNGSGMHCNFSTKYMREVGGKEYFEALMAAFAKNWKEHIDVYGPDNHMRLTGKHETAPWNKFSYGIADRGASIRVPHSFANNGYRGYLEDRRPNSQGDPYAIASQVLKTISEVPLAASVAA; this is encoded by the coding sequence ATGACCAAGTACAAACTCGAGTATATCTGGCTCGACGGTTACAAGCCGGTAGCGAACCTCCGCGGCAAGACGCAGGTCAAGGAATTCGACAACTTCCCGACCCTCGAACAGCTCCCGCTCTGGGGCTTCGACGGCTCTTCGACGATGCAGGCCGAAGGCCACAGCTCCGACTGCGTGCTGAAGCCCGTCGCCGTCTATCCGGACCCGGCCCGCACGAACGGCGTTCTCGTCATGTGCGAAGTCATGATGCCGGATGGCGTCACGCCGCACGCCTCCAACACCCGCGCCACCATCCTCGATGACGACGACGCATGGTTCGGCTTCGAACAGGAATACTTCTTCTACGAAAACGGTCGTCCGCTCGGCTTCCCGGAACAGGGTTTCCCGGCGCCGCAGGGCCCGTATTACACCGGCGTCGGTTACAAGAACGTCGGTGCGATCGCTCGCGAGATCGTCGAGGAGCACCTCGACCTCTGCCTCGAAGCCGGCATCAACCATGAAGGCATCAACGCCGAAGTGGCCAAGGGCCAGTGGGAATTCCAGGTCTTCGGCAAGGGCTCCAAGAAGGCCGCCGACCAGATCTGGATGGCGCGCTACCTGCTTCTGCGTCTTTGCGAAAAGTACGGCATCGACGTCGAATTCCACTGCAAGCCGCTCGGTGACACCGACTGGAACGGTTCGGGCATGCACTGCAACTTCTCGACCAAGTACATGCGCGAAGTGGGCGGCAAGGAATACTTCGAAGCCCTCATGGCTGCCTTCGCGAAGAACTGGAAGGAGCACATCGACGTCTACGGTCCGGACAACCATATGCGCCTGACCGGCAAGCACGAGACGGCTCCGTGGAACAAGTTCTCCTACGGCATTGCCGACCGCGGCGCCTCGATCCGCGTTCCGCATTCCTTCGCCAACAACGGCTACCGCGGCTATCTCGAAGACCGCCGTCCGAACTCCCAGGGCGACCCCTATGCGATCGCCTCGCAGGTTCTGAAGACGATCTCGGAAGTCCCGCTGGCGGCTTCTGTCGCCGCCTGA
- a CDS encoding nucleotidyltransferase family protein yields the protein MRPSEALEKNRQAIREATKRFNAANPRVFGSVVRGEDGPDSDLDILVDPLPGTTLFDLGGLLEELQTLLRCRVDIVTPGGLPHRIRQRVLLEATDV from the coding sequence ATGCGCCCCTCGGAAGCTTTGGAAAAGAACAGGCAGGCGATCCGCGAAGCGACGAAGCGCTTCAACGCGGCGAATCCCCGCGTCTTCGGCTCGGTTGTTCGCGGCGAGGACGGACCGGACAGCGACCTGGATATTCTGGTCGATCCACTGCCGGGGACGACGCTCTTTGATCTCGGAGGGCTTCTGGAAGAACTTCAGACCCTGCTTCGCTGCAGGGTGGACATCGTCACGCCGGGCGGGCTGCCGCACCGCATCCGGCAGCGCGTGCTTCTTGAGGCGACGGACGTATGA
- a CDS encoding HepT-like ribonuclease domain-containing protein: MSDVERLREYLHRMQDAARQALGFVSDLDLERFQEDVRTQMAVTMAFVLVGEAASRISARFPDFTEEHPEIPWARIKGMRNLIAHDYYELEMPLVWDTLQRELPNLIAQIDELRSRHVQGE; this comes from the coding sequence ATGAGCGATGTCGAACGTCTGCGTGAATACCTCCATCGGATGCAGGACGCGGCCCGGCAAGCGCTTGGCTTCGTGAGCGATCTTGATCTCGAACGATTTCAAGAGGATGTCCGTACACAGATGGCCGTCACCATGGCATTCGTGTTGGTTGGTGAGGCGGCCTCTCGCATTTCCGCACGGTTTCCCGATTTCACCGAGGAGCACCCTGAGATCCCTTGGGCGAGAATCAAGGGAATGCGAAATTTGATCGCGCACGACTATTACGAGCTGGAAATGCCTCTTGTCTGGGATACCCTTCAGCGCGAGCTGCCGAATCTGATTGCGCAGATCGACGAACTGCGAAGCCGGCACGTGCAGGGAGAATAG
- the uraH gene encoding hydroxyisourate hydrolase, with product MTGLTTHVLDTALGKPAEGMKIQLLRMNGEEAEIIRTVFTNADGRIDGGAILSGEDFKVGQYELLFHAGDYLHGQGAPLTVPPFLDVIPIRFGICDPRAHYHVPLLLSPYGYSTYRGS from the coding sequence ATGACCGGTCTCACCACCCATGTTCTCGATACCGCGCTTGGAAAGCCTGCCGAGGGCATGAAGATCCAGTTGCTTCGCATGAACGGGGAGGAGGCGGAGATCATCCGCACCGTCTTCACCAATGCCGACGGACGCATCGACGGCGGTGCGATCCTGTCCGGCGAGGATTTCAAGGTCGGCCAGTACGAGCTGCTCTTCCATGCCGGCGACTACCTGCACGGCCAGGGCGCGCCGCTGACGGTTCCGCCCTTTCTCGACGTGATCCCGATCCGCTTCGGCATCTGCGATCCTCGGGCGCACTATCATGTGCCGCTCCTCCTTTCGCCCTACGGATACTCGACCTACCGCGGCAGCTGA
- a CDS encoding metallophosphoesterase family protein, translated as MIFAAIADIHGNHLALEAVLEDIRRLDIEAIVNLGDCFSGPLDARKTAEILLGLDLPTVRGNHDRYLVEQAVEAMGPSDADAFRQLDARSRERLGRLPFDMVWRDEVYLCHATPKDDSTYWLETVTSGGHVVPRPIAEIEAWADGVPQSLILCGHTHLPRTVRLSDGRLVVNPGSVGCPAYTDDRPYPHKVEARNVHACYAVCEKRGDAWAVTFRQVPYDNMAMAALAVKNGRPDWASALATGFIR; from the coding sequence ATGATCTTCGCGGCAATCGCAGACATCCACGGCAATCATCTCGCTCTCGAGGCGGTGCTGGAGGATATCCGCCGGCTCGACATCGAGGCGATCGTCAATCTCGGCGACTGCTTTTCCGGACCTCTGGACGCGAGGAAGACGGCGGAGATCCTGCTCGGACTCGATCTTCCGACGGTACGCGGCAACCACGATCGATATCTCGTCGAACAGGCCGTCGAGGCCATGGGGCCGTCGGACGCCGATGCTTTCCGGCAGCTCGACGCCCGCAGCCGGGAGCGGCTCGGGCGCTTGCCCTTCGACATGGTCTGGCGGGACGAGGTCTATCTCTGCCATGCGACTCCGAAGGACGACAGCACCTACTGGCTGGAGACGGTGACGTCCGGCGGGCACGTCGTGCCGCGTCCGATTGCGGAGATCGAGGCGTGGGCCGATGGAGTACCGCAGTCTCTCATTCTCTGCGGTCACACGCATCTACCCCGCACCGTGCGCCTCTCGGACGGCCGTCTGGTCGTCAATCCCGGCAGCGTCGGCTGCCCGGCCTATACCGACGATCGGCCCTATCCGCACAAGGTGGAAGCCCGCAACGTGCATGCCTGCTACGCCGTCTGTGAGAAGCGCGGCGACGCCTGGGCGGTTACGTTCCGGCAGGTGCCCTACGACAACATGGCGATGGCGGCGCTTGCGGTGAAAAACGGCCGGCCGGACTGGGCAAGCGCGCTCGCCACCGGCTTTATCCGGTAG
- a CDS encoding potassium channel family protein: MALLMLNLFTGTVMISLNVVIHSFGLIWVTHAMGWITDRWRLGGHRSHMIAMNSVVIGVFAVLTCEVWLWALCYQLLGIMADFPTALYFSTITFATVGYGDIVAHSDWRMLTALEGVCGFLLIGWSTAYLVAAGIRVGPFRSGEHF; the protein is encoded by the coding sequence ATGGCGCTGCTGATGCTCAACCTCTTCACCGGGACCGTGATGATCTCCCTGAACGTGGTCATCCACAGTTTCGGGCTGATCTGGGTGACACATGCCATGGGCTGGATTACCGACCGATGGAGGCTCGGCGGCCATCGCAGCCATATGATCGCCATGAACAGCGTCGTCATCGGAGTCTTTGCGGTGCTCACCTGTGAGGTCTGGCTCTGGGCGCTCTGCTACCAACTGTTGGGGATCATGGCGGACTTCCCGACAGCTCTCTATTTTTCGACGATTACCTTTGCGACCGTCGGCTACGGCGACATCGTCGCCCATTCGGACTGGCGCATGCTCACAGCTCTGGAAGGGGTGTGCGGCTTCCTGCTGATCGGTTGGTCGACGGCCTACCTCGTCGCCGCCGGCATCCGCGTCGGACCGTTCCGTTCGGGCGAACATTTCTGA
- the guaD gene encoding guanine deaminase, translating to MNDRTIIRGRLLTFLRKPESASDEGCYRYESDGALIVEDGRIVACGAYADVKDKAPEGTREIDHRPHLLMPGFVDTHLHFPQMQVIGSYAGGLLEWLNTYTFPEERRFADGAHAERIATEFFDELLRNGTTTAVAYCTVHKTSADAYFAESLKRGMLMLGGKVMMDRNAPEGLLDTPEQAYEETKAVIAAWHGRGRNHVAITPRFAITSTPEQMEVACALAGEFPDLHIQTHLSENHDEIRYTCELFPEAKDYTDIYARYGLLGPKSLFGHAIHLSEREADAMSETRSVAVHCPTSNLFLGSGLFPWRTYERRGKPLRIAVATDVGGGTSYSMLATMAEAYKVQQLLGERLNPLESFYHMTLGNAEALSLSDRIGTLEPGTDADFIILDAAATPVMKLRMETVSTVTEELFLLQTLGDDRSVVETYVAGRPVKQSLSPA from the coding sequence ATGAACGACAGGACGATTATCCGCGGCCGGCTTCTCACCTTCCTCCGCAAGCCGGAATCGGCGAGCGACGAAGGATGTTATCGTTACGAGAGCGACGGCGCGCTGATCGTCGAGGACGGACGGATCGTCGCCTGTGGGGCCTACGCGGACGTAAAGGACAAGGCGCCGGAAGGAACGCGCGAGATCGACCACCGGCCGCACCTCCTCATGCCCGGTTTCGTCGACACCCACCTGCACTTCCCGCAGATGCAGGTGATCGGCTCCTATGCCGGCGGTCTGCTCGAATGGCTGAACACCTATACCTTCCCGGAGGAGCGCCGGTTCGCCGACGGGGCGCATGCCGAACGGATCGCGACCGAATTCTTCGACGAGTTGCTGCGCAACGGCACGACGACCGCCGTCGCCTACTGCACGGTGCACAAGACCTCCGCCGATGCCTACTTCGCCGAAAGCCTCAAGCGCGGCATGCTGATGCTCGGCGGCAAGGTGATGATGGACCGCAATGCGCCGGAAGGCCTTCTCGACACGCCGGAACAGGCTTACGAGGAAACAAAGGCGGTCATCGCCGCCTGGCACGGGCGCGGCCGTAATCACGTCGCGATCACGCCGCGCTTCGCCATCACCTCGACGCCGGAACAGATGGAGGTCGCCTGCGCCCTCGCCGGCGAATTCCCGGATCTGCATATCCAGACCCATCTCTCCGAAAACCACGACGAGATCCGCTATACCTGCGAGCTCTTCCCCGAGGCGAAGGACTATACCGACATCTACGCCCGCTACGGCCTGCTCGGGCCGAAGAGCCTGTTCGGGCACGCGATCCATCTATCGGAACGCGAGGCGGACGCCATGAGCGAAACCCGCTCGGTCGCCGTGCACTGCCCGACCTCCAACCTCTTTCTCGGCTCCGGCCTCTTTCCCTGGCGGACATACGAGCGGCGTGGCAAGCCGCTCAGGATCGCGGTCGCAACCGATGTCGGCGGCGGGACGAGCTATTCCATGCTCGCAACCATGGCCGAGGCCTACAAGGTTCAGCAGTTGCTGGGCGAGCGCCTCAATCCGCTCGAAAGCTTCTATCATATGACGCTCGGCAATGCGGAAGCCCTGTCGCTCTCCGACCGGATCGGCACGCTGGAGCCCGGCACGGACGCCGACTTCATCATCCTCGATGCCGCGGCCACGCCGGTGATGAAGCTCAGGATGGAAACGGTGAGCACGGTCACGGAAGAACTGTTCCTGCTGCAGACGCTCGGGGACGATCGCTCCGTCGTCGAGACCTATGTGGCTGGCAGACCAGTGAAACAGTCCCTGTCGCCGGCCTGA
- the puuD gene encoding urate hydroxylase PuuD has protein sequence MYEFAIAWEWLSFAARWLHVVTAIAWIGSSFYFIALDLGLVKRPHLPVGAYGEEWQVHGGGFYHIQKYLVAPATMPEHLTWFKWESYATWLSGFAMLCIVYYGGADLFLIDRHVLDLTQWQAIGLSVASLAVGWIIYDLLCKSPLGKNIWLLMGVLYVALVAMAWGYTQVFTGRAAFLHLGAFTATIMSANVFLVIIPNQKIVVADLIAGRTPDPKYGVIAKQRSLHNNYLTLPVIFFMLSNHYPLAFATAYNWVIAALVFLMGVTIRHWFNTVHARKGRPIWTWMLTTVIFIVIMWLSTVQKPPADGEESSVAPAYRLFAENAHFSAARDVVQSRCSMCHAEQPVWEGIPRPPKGVKLETDADIAAHAREIYLQAGRTHAMPPGNITEVSGEERALLVAWFESAVEENRTR, from the coding sequence ATGTATGAATTCGCCATTGCCTGGGAATGGTTGTCGTTTGCGGCGCGCTGGTTGCACGTGGTCACGGCCATCGCCTGGATCGGATCGTCCTTCTATTTCATCGCGCTCGACCTCGGGCTGGTGAAGCGTCCGCACCTGCCGGTCGGCGCCTATGGCGAGGAATGGCAGGTCCACGGCGGCGGCTTCTACCACATCCAGAAATATCTGGTCGCGCCGGCCACGATGCCGGAGCACCTGACCTGGTTCAAATGGGAGTCCTACGCCACCTGGCTCTCCGGCTTCGCGATGCTCTGCATCGTCTATTACGGTGGTGCGGATCTCTTCCTGATCGATCGCCACGTGCTCGACCTCACCCAGTGGCAGGCGATCGGCCTTTCCGTCGCCTCGCTCGCCGTCGGCTGGATCATCTACGACCTGCTCTGCAAGTCGCCGCTCGGCAAGAACATCTGGTTGCTGATGGGCGTGCTTTATGTCGCCCTGGTCGCCATGGCGTGGGGCTATACGCAGGTATTCACCGGCCGCGCCGCCTTTTTGCATCTCGGCGCCTTCACAGCGACGATCATGTCCGCCAACGTCTTCCTGGTCATTATCCCGAACCAGAAGATCGTCGTCGCGGACCTGATCGCCGGACGCACGCCCGACCCGAAATACGGCGTCATCGCCAAGCAGCGTTCGCTGCATAACAACTACCTGACGCTGCCCGTCATCTTCTTCATGCTGTCGAACCACTATCCGCTGGCCTTCGCCACGGCCTATAACTGGGTGATCGCAGCGCTGGTCTTCCTCATGGGCGTCACGATCCGGCACTGGTTCAATACCGTGCATGCACGAAAGGGCCGGCCGATCTGGACTTGGATGCTGACGACGGTGATCTTCATCGTGATCATGTGGCTGTCGACGGTCCAGAAGCCTCCGGCAGACGGCGAGGAAAGCTCGGTTGCGCCCGCTTACCGGCTGTTTGCCGAAAACGCGCATTTCTCCGCCGCCCGCGACGTCGTACAGTCGCGCTGCTCCATGTGCCATGCCGAGCAACCCGTCTGGGAAGGGATCCCGCGACCACCGAAGGGCGTTAAGCTGGAGACGGACGCCGACATCGCAGCCCACGCGCGGGAAATCTACTTGCAGGCGGGGCGCACCCATGCCATGCCGCCCGGCAACATAACCGAGGTGAGCGGCGAGGAACGTGCGCTGCTCGTCGCGTGGTTCGAGAGCGCCGTGGAGGAAAACAGGACCCGATGA
- a CDS encoding LysR substrate-binding domain-containing protein: protein MKMARQFPLNALRVFEAVARHMSFTRAGEELGMTQTAVSYQIKLLEENIGEPLFLRRPRQITLTETGARLAPKVGDAFRALHEAVAGVRKSSEEMLNIHCTATFAARWLARHLGSFQLENPTIAVRLETSHTLVDFTRTETDLAIRWGKGEWPGLRRHFLMRGHFTPMLSPALAENIGGITKPEDLLKLRIIDPFDPWWKTWFAAAGLADVDLAERQSSKLGAQAFEAAAAIAGHGVAILTPEFYADDVALGRLMQPFDILGDDGGHYWLVYPEARRNSPKIRAFREFLRKTVPTFELEGQ, encoded by the coding sequence ATGAAGATGGCGAGACAGTTTCCGCTGAACGCATTGCGCGTTTTCGAGGCGGTTGCGCGCCACATGAGTTTCACCCGCGCCGGCGAGGAACTCGGCATGACCCAGACGGCGGTCAGCTACCAGATCAAACTGCTCGAGGAGAACATCGGCGAGCCGCTCTTCCTGCGCCGCCCGCGACAGATCACGCTGACAGAGACGGGTGCAAGGCTCGCGCCCAAGGTCGGTGATGCGTTCCGCGCCCTGCATGAGGCCGTCGCCGGCGTACGCAAATCGAGCGAGGAGATGCTCAACATCCATTGCACGGCGACCTTCGCCGCACGGTGGCTCGCGCGCCATCTCGGCTCGTTCCAGCTCGAAAACCCGACGATCGCGGTGCGGCTCGAAACCTCCCACACGCTGGTCGACTTTACCCGGACCGAGACCGATCTCGCCATCCGCTGGGGCAAGGGCGAGTGGCCGGGCTTGCGGCGTCACTTCCTCATGCGTGGCCATTTCACCCCGATGCTGAGCCCGGCGCTCGCGGAAAACATCGGCGGCATAACGAAGCCGGAGGATTTGCTGAAGCTCAGGATCATCGATCCCTTCGACCCGTGGTGGAAGACCTGGTTTGCCGCCGCGGGGCTGGCCGACGTCGACCTGGCCGAGAGACAGAGCAGCAAGCTCGGCGCACAGGCATTCGAGGCCGCCGCCGCGATCGCCGGACACGGTGTCGCGATCCTCACGCCGGAATTCTACGCCGACGACGTCGCGCTCGGACGGTTGATGCAGCCCTTCGACATCCTGGGTGACGACGGCGGGCATTACTGGCTGGTATACCCGGAAGCGCGCCGCAACTCGCCGAAGATCCGCGCCTTTCGTGAATTCCTCCGCAAGACGGTGCCGACCTTCGAGCTCGAAGGTCAGTAA